From the genome of Nasonia vitripennis strain AsymCx chromosome 1, Nvit_psr_1.1, whole genome shotgun sequence, one region includes:
- the LOC100123325 gene encoding GTPase-activating protein CdGAPr gives MKRLQRMPGAALEARPRACRLTDIEQPSQASFEAAASSASAASNSQDGSQEEHSPGSGSARFPKLDECAHFHYEHVELGSLEVSLVASPQAQLRDGAAPSEDGNSFSVRVTSGDACWTLQRSYENLVMFDKQLHRCIFDRKFSMLANLAERELEPEDLAAYFARFSALSHEGLNCGPVLNWLQLDNRGRRILVPESDSCPINTPAVAAAYAIRPYRAQAQDELSFNVSDMISVIDMPPAGESSWWRGKHGFAVGFFPAECVAVIGDKLPRHIGVPPRPASTGSGSVVSTAGASAEPRPQPVKPVLRKHGKLIAFFRSFILNRPSRRRLKQSGILRERVFGCDLGEHLLNSGQEVPCVLRCCAEFIERHGLVDGIYRLSGVSSNIQRLRHAFDEDRLPALHADQAILQDIHSVASLLKMYFRELPNPLCTYQLYSSFVGAVQSTTDQERLSRMRDAVRKLPPPHYRTLEYLMRHLVRVASRGQQTGMTARNVAIVWAPNLLRCKELEVGGVAALQGVGVQAVVTEFLICYAELIFATGPSDSPGAAEQAAALSHQRPKSLAIAGGSAPRLLSLEEARSRSLLAPEQEAAVVAVNASNTEANAASTGPHYHTVIELPQRKRTGSKRSPSLNWRALFGGRQSTKSRASEAPRAHKQLVSATSAGVTNGSGLTASGGGVVAVTGSPGPITSGTSSLRRLRPVKSADSLDGVAVAVAEDGLGPLMLSGGTTRGCGHSRSVSHDSYFEQLGEAASAGSALDLSEIQLSFELEEREMRMLSAEESPSARQSLEASPRRQRAPEIQSESASTASPLPSLASIGGGGGGSKRKRSRLEERLHCDVELRFIDSQSPDQVMVSAELHEMETPSPLPTPGYLPLLSEGSTPLTPTASPAAVSPRISFKSFMLPLEVDSPEVPARSLTEDKGSLLNLQSCLTKASREPDSSSSLDLDCNAGRLSSNQTSAMEACEELLEPQTPPTDLTSSSSPSSSSSSSGPATAAAVASQHVPFVSSTSDILDQEMTPCETLLNFVDTTSEMTQATYHGIDSSPSLPDVLCQNGEQREKQLENAFDKSEAVRERTSSQESNAQNSNMTDLSGIDSLDSLMPYQRSYQNTPDSHFSPIDPRTKISNDTTAQMPNYRNNLETAEKWLMTDIPSAPTNENRLQRISDSKLSELLVEEDCQVSANSNKSIQESMCYSVSDELYNISNTQSTNSNYNPSCKDDSSNIARTRDSELDQVDLHNLVSLETNLLPPNPMMETNQSSDSTVCSMNTSIKNVKNYQSDQIESQISNWSVLLDDKNLHENNQNEKVESADNLDQNNKFFNEETNEDEKTISLILDRQEKVVQKDTCDESIESNMNGTKLIEQVSNCGNICSPHNDYCSKVVAQEPNNSSAIQDSRIQDDLDVVVPSESAAVEPQEMAHVPEMLSQGITLNSSCNFSPSNSTNLERDSVLHKDTAAILQELALQRLSGGDRVESIPTRRRYDSDFTRDRRSFDSEIGREIVREHKMKQELENARGKFDESLASSQNQIVTAHLPPCLRARHARATRAALSRSLDEAKFNKMTSGCVGAGSISGSNDQQQMKTETSQQHGSTPNVGSKGGSQIGLSDRSLNKNLGLDLDDPRCRERIEKYKEERRTFLRDKYRSESFRATASAATASDAPSNKEDGEQALLARLKQRASRPSVL, from the exons ATGAAGAGGCTGCAGAGGATGCCGGGAGCCGCGCTCGAGGCCAGGCCCCGGGCCTGTCGGCTCACCGACATCGAGCAGCCCAGCCAGGCTAGCTTCGAAGCCGCCGCGTCGTCTGCTAGCGCCGCTAGCAATTCACAGGATGGCAGTCAGGAGGAGCACTCGCCCGGGAGCGGCAGTGCGAGGTTTCCCAAGCTCGACGAGTGCGCGCACTTTCACTACGAGCACGTGGAGCTCGGCAGTCTCGAGGTTAGCCTGGTGGCCTCGCCTCAGGCCCAGCTCAGAGACGGAGCTGCCCCGAGCGAGGACGGCAACAGCTTCTCCGTGAGAGTCACCTCCGGGGATGCCTGCTGGACGCTGCAGAGGAGCTACGAGAATCTCGTCATGTTTGACAAGCAGCTGCACAGATGCATATTCGACAGGAAGTTCTCCATGCTGGCGAATCTCGCCGAGCGCGAGCTGGAGCCCGAGGATCTGGCTGCCTACTTCGCCCGCTTTTCCGCTTTGAGCCACGAGGGATTGAACTGCGGGCCCGTCTTGAACTGGCTGCAGCTGGATAACCGAGGCAGGCGCATACTCGTGCCCGAGTCCGACTCCTGTCCCATCAACACACCGGCCGTAGCGGCTGCCTACGCCATAAGGCCCTACAGAGCTCAGGCACAGGACGAGCTGTCGTTCAACGTCAGCGACATGATCTCGGTAATCGATATGCCTCCGGCAGGTGAGAGCAGCTGGTGGCGAGGTAAGCACGGCTTCGCCGTCGGATTCTTTCCCGCCGAGTGCGTTGCCGTGATCGGCGACAAGCTGCCGCGACACATCGGCGTGCCGCCTCGGCCAGCTTCGACTGGATCTGGAAGCGTCGTGTCCACCGCGGGAGCGTCAGCGGAGCCCAGGCCGCAGCCGGTGAAGCCGGTGCTGCGCAAGCACGGCAAGCTCATCGCCTTCTTCAGATCGTTCATCCTGAACCGACCATCTCGCCGTAGACTGAAGCAGTCGGGTATCCTGAGAGAGCGAGTCTTCGGCTGCGACCTCGGTGAGCATCTGCTGAACTCCGGCCAAGAGGTTCCTTGCGTCCTGCGTTGCTGCGCCGAGTTTATCGAGAGACACGGCCTCGTCGACGGCATCTACAGACTCAGCGGCGTCAGTTCGAACATCCAGAGACTGAGGCACGCCTTCGACGAGGACAGACTCCCAGCTCTGCACGCGGACCAGGCTATCCTTCAGGACATACACTCGGTGGCGTCGCTGCTGAAGATGTACTTCCGCGAGCTGCCTAACCCTCTGTGCACCTACCAGCTCTACTCGAGCTTCGTCGGAGCTGTTCAGTCGACTACCGACCAGGAGAGGCTCAGTCGTATGCGCGACGCCGTTCGCAAGCTGCCGCCGCCTCACTACAG GACGCTGGAGTACCTGATGCGGCATCTGGTACGCGTGGCCTCGCGAGGCCAGCAGACGGGCATGACGGCGCGCAACGTGGCGATCGTTTGGGCGCCGAACCTGCTGCGCTGCAAGGAGCTCGAGGTGGGCGGAGTCGCGGCGCTGCAAGGCGTCGGTGTACAGGCTGTGGTTACCGAGTTTCTCATCTGCTACGCCGAGTTGATCTTCGCCACGGGTCCGTCCGATTCACCAGGTGCAGCGGAACAGGCCGCCGCGCTCAGTCATCAGCGACCCAAGTCACTGGCTATAGCCGGAGGTTCAGCCCCGAGACTTCTCAGTCTCGAGGAGGCGCGCAGTCGATCGTTGCTGGCTCCAGAGCAAGAGGCTGCTGTAGTTGCTGTGAATGCTAGTAATACCGAGGCGAATGCAGCCTCGACGGGGCCACACTACCACACGGTCATCGAATTGCCCCAGAGGAAGCGAACTGGATCAAAACGCTCACCCTCGCTCAATTGGCGCGCTTTATTCGGCGGTAGGCAGAGTACCAAGTCTCGAGCTTCCGAGGCTCCGAGAGCCCACAAGCAGCTGGTATCGGCAACTAGTGCTGGTGTTACAAATGGATCTGGCTTGACCGCGAGCGGCGGTGGCGTGGTTGCGGTTACTGGCAGCCCTGGTCCAATAACGAGCGGCACTTCCTCCCTTAGGCGGCTGCGGCCGGTCAAGAGCGCAGACAGCCTGGACGGCGTGGCGGTGGCTGTCGCCGAGGATGGATTGGGACCACTGATGTTGTCGGGAGGTACGACACGGGGTTGCGGCCACAGCCGTTCCGTCTCTCACGATTCTTACTTTGAGCAACTCGGTGAAGCGGCCAGCGCAGGATCAGCCCTTGATCTCTCAGAGATTCAGCTAAGCTTCGAGTTGGAAGAACGCGAGATGAGAATGCTCTCGGCCGAGGAGAGTCCAAGCGCGCGACAGTCGCTTGAAGCCTCGCCAAGAAGACAGCGAGCTCCCGAGATACAATCCGAGTCTGCTAGTACAGCGTCTCCGTTGCCGTCTCTCGCCTCGATTGGCGGTGGAGGCGGAGGATCAAAGCGTAAGCGCTCCAGACTCGAGGAGCGACTGCACTGTGATGTTGAGCTGCGATTTATCGACAGCCAGAGTCCCGATCAG GTAATGGTGTCCGCGGAACTTCACGAGATGGAGACTCCCTCGCCTCTGCCTACGCCGGGATACTTGCCTTTGCTGTCAGAGGGTTCGACTCCTTTGACTCCGACGGCAAGTCCCGCTGCGGTCAGTCCCCGTATAAGCTTCAAGAGCTTCATGCTGCCCTTGGAGGTGGACAGTCCCGAGGTGCCAGCGAGGAGTCTGACGGAGGACAAGGGCAGCCTTCTCAATCTTCAGTCTTGTTTAACCAAAGCGTCGAGAGAGCCGGATTCCTCCTCCTCCCTTGATCTAGATTGTAATGCCGGAAGGCTTTCGAGTAACCAAACCAGCGCGATGGAGGCCTGTGAAGAGCTCCTCGAGCCACAGACCCCACCGACTGACCTCACCTCCTCATCCTCACCCTCTTcctcatcctcctcctccggTCCCGCTACGGCTGCCGCGGTAGCTTCCCAGCATGTGCCATTCGTCTCCTCGACGTCGGATATTCTTGATCAAGAGATGACGCCTTGCGAAACCTTGCTTAATTTCGTCGACACCACTAGTGAGATGACTCAAGCCACTTATCATGG CATTGATTCTTCTCCCAGTTTGCCAGATGTGCTGTGTCAGAACGGAGAGCAGCGTGAAAAGCAGCTAGAAAATGCTTTCGACAAGAGCGAGGCCGTCAGAGAAAGAACGTCGTCACAGGAGTCGAATGCACAAAATAGCAATATGACTGATTTATCTGGCATAGATTCTTTAGATTCTTTAATGCCTTATCAACGAAGCTATCAAAATACTCCGGATTCGCATTTCAGCCCCATCGATCCCAGAACTAAAATCTCGAACGATACGACAGCACAAATGCcaaattatagaaataatttagAGACTGCTGAAAAATGGCTTATGACTGATATACCatcag cgCCTACGAACGAAAATCGCTTGCAACGAATATCAGACTCCAAACTGTCAGAACTTTTAGTAGAGGAAGATTGCCAAGTTAGTGCAAATTCTAATAAGAGTATTCAAGAATCCATGTGTTATTCAGTATCAGATGAActatataatatttcaaatactCAATCTACTAATTCAAATTATAATCCGTCATGTAAAGACGACAGTTCTAATATAGCGCGGACAAGGGATTCCGAACTTGACCAAGTTGATCTACATAACTTAGTGTCTTTGGAAACAAATTTACTTCCCCCGAATCCCATGATGGAAACAAATCAAAGCAGTGACAGTACCGTTTGTTCAATGAATACAAGTatcaaaaatgttaaaaactaTCAGAGTGATCAAATTGAAAGTCAAATATCTAACTGGAGCGTATTATTAGATGATAAAAATCTACATGAGAATAATCAAAATGAAAAGGTCGAATCCGCCGACAACTTGGATCagaacaataaatttttcaacgaaGAAACAAACGAAGACGAGAAAACGATTTCCTTGATTCTCGACCGCCAAGAAAAGGTAGTTCAGAAAGATACTTGTGATGAATCAATAGAATCTAATATGAACGGAACCAAGTTGATAGAACAAGTTTCTAATTGCGGTAATATTTGTTCTCCTCATAATGATTATTGTTCGAAAGTTGTTGCCCAGGAGCCCAACAATTCTAGCGCTATTCAAGATTCTAGGATACAGGACGACCTGGACGTAGTTGTTCCTTCCGAAAGTGCAGCTGTGGAGCCTCAAGAGATGGCTCATGTTCCAGAAATGCTTTCTCAAGGCATTACTTTGAATTCTTCTTGCAATTTTTCCCCTTCCAATAGTACAAATCTCGAACGAGATTCGGTTCTGCATAAGGACACTGCAGCTATCTTGCAAGAGCTGGCGTTGCAGAGACTGTCGGGTGGTGATAGAGTGGAATCGATTCCCACGAGAAGAAGATACGACTCTGATTTTACACGTGATAGGCGGAGTTTTGATTCGGAAATCGGGAGAGAAATAGTACGCGAACACAAGATGAAGCAGGAACTTGAAAACGCGAGAGGGAAATTTGACGAATCTCTAGCTAGCAGCCAAAATCAAAT AGTTACAGCGCATCTACCCCCCTGTTTGCGAGCTCGTCATGCGCGGGCGACGAGAGCAGCGCTAAGTCGCTCGCTGGACGAGGCAAAGTTCAACAAGATGACCAGCGGCTGCGTCGGCGCTGGTAGCATCAGCGGTAGCAACGATCAGCAGCAAATGAAGACTGAAACTTCACAGCAGCACGGCTCGACGCCTAATGTTGGCAGCAAAGGCGGTTCGCAGATCGGTCTATCCGACAGGTCACTAAATAAGAATCTCGGGCTGGACCTCGACGACCCGCGCTGTCGCGAGAGGATCGAGAAGTACAAGGAGGAGAGGCGGACTTTTTTGAGGGATAAGTACAGATCTGAGAGCTTTCGGGCTACCGCGAGCGCAGCCACCGCGAGCGACGCCCCGAGTAACAAAGAGGATGGAGAGCAAGCCTTGCTGGCGAGACTGAAACAGCGAGCTTCCAGACCCTCTGTACTCTGA
- the LOC100679685 gene encoding uncharacterized protein LOC100679685 isoform X1, with the protein MANCLVTSSETLAKIALEVAEQLVLERLENIIPSKIYEKIDFNILEQEVFFNIQVTKCRLGCPDLKPLLSFVLKPYLKAHKVNSNTVVAIVQKKWEDDVQVQKVLYSKKRLSLIDDPNLVDVQKELSSSKDYTSIKILFRVENTSLSSFYDIMLAYIMQIESYDPNIKFLFRKGSEYIYRNQVWMDDVVLSCKIFSSACAKIIKNSNNDRFRKDMMTLLGARKSTGVEAALGCKLIAKANNQFKVPIKNSKTEKQDSMDVDSQIESDTMDIV; encoded by the exons ATGGCGAATTGTCTTGTCACCAGCTCGGAAACTTTGGCGAAGATAGCTTTGGAG GTTGCGGAGCAGCTGGTGTTGGAAAGATTGGAAAACATTATACCAAGCAAGATTTACGAAAAGATTGATTTCAATATTTTGGAGCAAGAGGTGTTTTTCAATATTCAAGTGACAAAGTGCAGATTAGGCTGTCCAGATTTGAAGCCTCTATTGTCATTTGTACTCAAGCCTTATCTGAAGGCTCATAAAGTCAACAGCAACACAGTTGTTGCGATTGTTCAAAAAAAGTGGGAAGATGACGTTCAAGTTCAGAAGGTTCTTTATTCCAAAAAGAGATTGTCCCTCATCGATGATCCAAACTTAGTGGATGTGCAGAAGGAGCTCTCTTCGTCCAAGGACTATACTTCCATTAAAATACTG TTTCGGGTTGAAAATACGTCGCTGAGTAGTTTTTATGATATTATGCTGGCCTACATCATGCAAATAGAGTCGTACGATCCTAATATCAAGTTTTTATTCAGAAAAGGTAGTGAATACATTTATAGAAATCAAGTTTGGATGGATGATGTCGTATTGTCCTGTAAAATCTTTAGCTCTGCTTgtgcaaaaataattaaaaatagtaaCAATGACCGTTTTCGCAAAGATATGATGACTTTGCTTGGTGCGAGGAAATCAACTGGTGTTGAAGCTGCTCTTGGTTGCAAGTTAATAGCCAAGGCTAATAATCAATTCAAGGTACCAATTAAGAACTCAAAGACTGAGAAGCAAGATTCTATGGATGTGGATTCACAGATAGAATCAGATACGATGGACATAGTTTAA
- the LOC100679685 gene encoding uncharacterized protein LOC100679685 isoform X2 has protein sequence MANCLVTSSETLAKIALEVAEQLVLERLENIIPSKIYEKIDFNILEQEVFFNIQVTKCRLGCPDLKPLLSFVLKPYLKAHKVNSNTVVAIVQKKWEDDVQVQKVLYSKKRLSLIDDPNLVDVQKELSSSKDYTSIKILFRVENTSLSSFYDIMLAYIMQIESYDPNIKFLFRKDMMTLLGARKSTGVEAALGCKLIAKANNQFKVPIKNSKTEKQDSMDVDSQIESDTMDIV, from the exons ATGGCGAATTGTCTTGTCACCAGCTCGGAAACTTTGGCGAAGATAGCTTTGGAG GTTGCGGAGCAGCTGGTGTTGGAAAGATTGGAAAACATTATACCAAGCAAGATTTACGAAAAGATTGATTTCAATATTTTGGAGCAAGAGGTGTTTTTCAATATTCAAGTGACAAAGTGCAGATTAGGCTGTCCAGATTTGAAGCCTCTATTGTCATTTGTACTCAAGCCTTATCTGAAGGCTCATAAAGTCAACAGCAACACAGTTGTTGCGATTGTTCAAAAAAAGTGGGAAGATGACGTTCAAGTTCAGAAGGTTCTTTATTCCAAAAAGAGATTGTCCCTCATCGATGATCCAAACTTAGTGGATGTGCAGAAGGAGCTCTCTTCGTCCAAGGACTATACTTCCATTAAAATACTG TTTCGGGTTGAAAATACGTCGCTGAGTAGTTTTTATGATATTATGCTGGCCTACATCATGCAAATAGAGTCGTACGATCCTAATATCAAGTTTTTATTCAGAAAAG ATATGATGACTTTGCTTGGTGCGAGGAAATCAACTGGTGTTGAAGCTGCTCTTGGTTGCAAGTTAATAGCCAAGGCTAATAATCAATTCAAGGTACCAATTAAGAACTCAAAGACTGAGAAGCAAGATTCTATGGATGTGGATTCACAGATAGAATCAGATACGATGGACATAGTTTAA